A section of the Chitinivibrionales bacterium genome encodes:
- a CDS encoding biopolymer transporter ExbD produces MFTPFLKLFYEGGWVLFPIFAVSVVVWHIVFGKLIRFAHLRTARKRVHAILVTQNVEPTTRTGYPAFDVFVKRLLKPGIKPEQVERTFDELVIEIKPGLDRGFSTITACIVMAPLLGLLGTITGMNSMFAIIGEFGFGNPTIMANGISMALEATLTGLAVAVSSLLFLDYLNTAKQKLIAGLREDRDIILSKLLSGRSQTKAEPIKGGSMRPVNNPFHEEHQNPEINLAPFVDTIMILLIFFVVTANLYVETGVDVSKPKAQSARPAGQKAILIGITREGTVHIYGRQTTIERVRTLVEQEVGKQPDISVVIVSDRDGSVGRTVEVIDQCTLAGAQKISIAANKD; encoded by the coding sequence GTGTTCACACCGTTTCTAAAACTATTCTATGAAGGCGGATGGGTGCTGTTTCCCATCTTTGCCGTGTCGGTTGTAGTGTGGCACATCGTTTTCGGAAAGCTAATCCGCTTTGCACATCTACGCACGGCGCGCAAACGGGTCCATGCCATACTTGTGACGCAAAACGTTGAACCGACGACGCGCACCGGCTACCCGGCCTTTGACGTGTTTGTCAAGAGGCTCCTGAAGCCGGGAATCAAACCGGAGCAGGTGGAACGGACGTTTGACGAGCTTGTGATAGAAATCAAACCTGGGCTCGACCGGGGCTTTTCCACGATCACTGCCTGCATCGTTATGGCGCCGCTGTTGGGCTTGCTCGGAACCATCACCGGCATGAACAGCATGTTCGCCATTATCGGCGAGTTCGGTTTCGGCAATCCGACAATCATGGCCAACGGGATTTCCATGGCGCTTGAGGCAACGCTCACCGGTCTGGCGGTTGCCGTGTCGTCGCTTTTGTTCCTTGATTACCTCAATACCGCAAAACAAAAGCTCATTGCCGGTCTGCGCGAAGACCGGGACATAATACTAAGTAAACTTCTCAGCGGCCGTTCCCAGACTAAGGCCGAGCCTATCAAGGGAGGATCAATGCGCCCCGTCAACAATCCATTCCACGAGGAACACCAAAACCCGGAAATCAACCTTGCGCCGTTTGTCGACACGATCATGATCCTTCTGATCTTTTTCGTGGTTACGGCAAACCTTTACGTAGAGACCGGCGTGGACGTATCCAAGCCAAAGGCGCAGAGCGCACGGCCTGCCGGCCAGAAAGCGATACTCATCGGAATCACCCGCGAAGGCACCGTCCACATTTACGGACGACAAACCACGATTGAACGCGTTCGCACGCTTGTGGAGCAGGAGGTGGGAAAACAGCCTGATATTTCGGTGGTGATTGTTTCTGATCGGGATGGCTCGGTCGGCAGGACTGTCGAGGTAATCGACCAATGCACTCTTGCGGGCGCGCAGAAAATATCAATCGCGGCAAACAAGGATTAG
- a CDS encoding DUF3450 family protein, translating to MVHQVTFAAALACCVCAALVSAQTAPPSIDDDIARLRKELIQSQVDAERVGQEMLKDKQDFDTYRARTAQRLAQTQSELDTLKSETIVVSRADAALAAQINGVLAQRHEIELSQDEFRQKLISFCNSVTPAVKRLPPLIMAPTLSGLYLLINDLTTKSVDVVEGSTRLVQILNKLDEAGSGIQVSQESSPAPDIPGMVYRLRIGTIFEAVVDTKGEKSAVFTGWGDDGAPHWRNLNSPKTAMAILQAVNVREGRSLPVFVNLPLGAGAGKEGAK from the coding sequence ATGGTTCACCAAGTCACATTTGCCGCGGCATTAGCGTGCTGCGTATGTGCGGCTCTCGTTTCCGCCCAGACCGCGCCGCCGTCGATCGACGACGATATCGCGCGGCTGCGCAAGGAGCTGATTCAATCGCAGGTTGACGCCGAGCGAGTTGGCCAGGAAATGCTAAAAGACAAACAAGACTTCGATACCTACCGCGCCCGAACCGCACAACGCCTGGCCCAAACGCAAAGCGAGCTCGATACACTGAAATCTGAGACCATCGTCGTTTCGCGAGCCGATGCCGCGCTCGCAGCCCAGATCAACGGCGTGCTTGCTCAACGCCATGAGATTGAACTGTCGCAGGACGAATTTCGCCAGAAACTGATCTCCTTTTGCAACAGCGTGACTCCTGCGGTAAAGAGGCTGCCGCCGCTTATTATGGCGCCCACGCTCTCCGGCCTTTACCTTCTTATCAATGACCTGACAACCAAGTCGGTCGACGTCGTCGAAGGCAGCACACGTCTGGTACAGATCCTTAACAAACTCGACGAGGCCGGTTCCGGCATCCAAGTTTCTCAGGAAAGCTCGCCGGCGCCGGACATACCCGGCATGGTTTACCGGTTGCGCATCGGGACAATATTCGAGGCGGTGGTCGACACAAAGGGTGAGAAAAGCGCCGTATTCACTGGCTGGGGAGACGATGGAGCTCCGCATTGGAGGAATTTGAATTCTCCGAAAACCGCTATGGCGATTCTTCAGGCGGTTAACGTCCGCGAAGGAAGATCATTGCCCGTGTTCGTGAACCTTCCCCTTGGAGCCGGTGCGGGAAAGGAAGGTGCAAAGTGA
- a CDS encoding acyl-CoA thioesterase/BAAT N-terminal domain-containing protein, translating to MKLEANPMTALCDERIKIKATGLPPTAKVKMSAAMNFPWAKNIRYESFAFFTADAGGMSPSASPRFLTLATS from the coding sequence ATGAAACTTGAAGCCAATCCGATGACCGCCCTTTGCGATGAAAGAATCAAAATAAAAGCCACCGGTTTGCCGCCGACGGCAAAGGTCAAAATGAGCGCCGCCATGAACTTCCCGTGGGCAAAAAACATACGATACGAATCTTTCGCTTTTTTTACGGCCGACGCCGGCGGCATGTCCCCTTCGGCAAGCCCACGTTTTCTAACGCTGGCCACGTCGTAA
- a CDS encoding serine hydrolase domain-containing protein, with protein MDLNERAAALVQRAMKTYRITGASISIINDNAPVILRNFGYADKKNNIPVNDSTLFKIGSITKVFTASAVMQLAEQGKIDIDKPIKEYIPEFSVKSRFPSDRPITIRDILCHHSGLPCDNLRDYYNDNLEAFHSVLPYLQNAYAICPPGQMFYYSNLGYELLGVLISRISGMPFHKYIDDVLLRKIGMTNSAIGLSDEKRKALSKPYRMGKEQFEGMMKAVPEGGIHSTAPDMALFMNSILNSGKNIFVNNNTFDMMLTPQYPDNAIDMSFICGLGWFMGKPGLDHGGKVIWHDGGTPHFFSLVVLIPERKLGITLLTNSSTGATMNHTLAVDILQLFLEEGHHIAVPPDQGKMPSTLSPEKMKTLTGRFFTLSGMAETLVSGKHLVAKLASGIFRLQPHSDGWFGALFMLFGFLPLKLKKLSMLRVGIVEINGEKVFALEQLGFRSPQGKQFRPLNVTETWKQRSGNYVCVNEERPRLKSFKLQCTHDGMALSSIVDKMGRLKIFLDAINDSEAITIGYGRFAGETIIASKDIITMFGLDFKRVK; from the coding sequence ATGGATTTAAATGAAAGAGCCGCGGCATTAGTCCAACGCGCCATGAAAACCTATCGGATCACCGGCGCCAGCATTTCGATCATCAATGACAATGCTCCGGTAATTCTCAGAAACTTTGGTTATGCCGACAAAAAGAACAACATCCCCGTTAATGATTCGACACTTTTCAAAATCGGGTCAATTACCAAGGTCTTCACGGCATCCGCTGTCATGCAGCTTGCCGAGCAGGGCAAGATTGATATTGATAAGCCCATAAAGGAATACATCCCGGAATTCTCCGTAAAATCCCGTTTTCCATCCGATAGACCGATAACTATCCGCGACATTTTGTGCCATCATTCTGGCCTTCCTTGCGATAACCTGCGTGATTATTATAACGATAATCTCGAAGCCTTCCATTCTGTTCTGCCCTACCTTCAAAACGCATATGCCATTTGTCCCCCTGGACAAATGTTCTATTATTCTAATCTTGGATATGAACTCCTGGGCGTGCTTATCAGCCGAATCAGCGGCATGCCTTTTCACAAATATATTGACGATGTTTTATTAAGAAAAATCGGCATGACCAATTCGGCAATAGGTCTTTCTGATGAGAAAAGAAAAGCTCTTTCAAAACCTTACCGAATGGGGAAAGAACAATTTGAAGGAATGATGAAAGCAGTTCCTGAAGGGGGGATTCATTCAACGGCCCCGGATATGGCATTGTTTATGAATTCGATTCTGAATTCCGGCAAGAACATTTTTGTCAATAATAATACTTTTGATATGATGCTTACTCCCCAATATCCAGACAATGCCATAGACATGAGCTTTATTTGCGGACTAGGATGGTTTATGGGTAAACCGGGACTCGATCACGGTGGCAAGGTAATCTGGCATGATGGTGGTACGCCACACTTTTTCAGTCTTGTGGTTCTTATTCCAGAGAGAAAACTTGGTATCACCTTGTTGACAAACTCATCTACCGGCGCTACGATGAACCATACATTAGCGGTCGACATTCTTCAGTTGTTTCTCGAAGAAGGCCATCATATAGCTGTTCCACCAGATCAAGGGAAAATGCCATCAACCCTTTCACCTGAAAAAATGAAAACTCTGACCGGTCGATTTTTCACACTTTCGGGAATGGCAGAAACCTTGGTCTCTGGAAAACATCTCGTGGCTAAATTGGCTTCAGGCATATTTCGTCTTCAACCGCATAGCGATGGCTGGTTTGGCGCTCTTTTTATGCTTTTCGGTTTTTTACCCTTGAAATTGAAAAAACTATCGATGCTTCGCGTAGGTATCGTTGAAATCAATGGCGAAAAAGTATTTGCCCTTGAGCAACTCGGTTTTCGCTCACCGCAGGGGAAACAATTTAGGCCTTTGAATGTTACGGAAACGTGGAAACAAAGAAGCGGCAATTACGTTTGTGTTAATGAAGAGCGACCACGGTTGAAATCTTTTAAACTTCAATGCACCCATGACGGAATGGCGCTTTCAAGTATTGTCGATAAAATGGGACGGTTAAAAATATTCCTGGATGCCATAAATGATTCTGAGGCAATTACCATCGGGTATGGAAGGTTTGCAGGAGAAACTATCATTGCATCCAAGGACATAATAACCATGTTTGGTCTCGATTTCAAGAGAGTAAAATAA
- a CDS encoding zinc ribbon domain-containing protein, producing the protein MPIYEYECEKCGNTFEEIVSSFTNDTLPCPKCKSKKTRKLMSRVGGIAMGKISSGPACSSGHACPGANSCGAGNCCPGMS; encoded by the coding sequence ATGCCGATTTACGAATATGAATGCGAAAAATGCGGAAACACGTTTGAAGAAATCGTCTCATCCTTCACCAACGATACCCTGCCCTGCCCCAAATGCAAGTCGAAAAAGACCCGCAAGCTCATGTCCCGCGTGGGCGGCATTGCAATGGGAAAGATTTCATCCGGGCCTGCCTGCTCAAGCGGCCATGCCTGTCCCGGCGCCAATAGTTGCGGCGCCGGGAATTGTTGCCCGGGAATGTCATAA
- a CDS encoding MotA/TolQ/ExbB proton channel family protein: MKKTFFVILWLTVTASFAGKAEKIQAIKETERKELQNALDKSRDSLQELVTKQYAFEQQAVEMKEANKDEFDKLHEQQDRMETELARIKEEKLNREQSLADEIKNLEAKKEEWTYLQNQIKDIFQKDADGLLEAFPLDKELRRAELEKIRASLSERHSPTAAFGAFVNYRLAWLALGDSISLAKAVVLPEDGSPKQLTISRFGNVFGYGIDPAAGTCYYLRQTGRLGSDRFSVEKIAAPQLATKLTEQFPKWLSTGRITGDVLMEVMQNDQARMLIAGKRQSTGLALYESFAKGGWVMIPMLMLPFWVLYLMVVKIAQYAGRGSLLKKQYVTAMKFLEKKEFNSALAWAKTCKRGVMARIVAASLERQSQGRQTGERAAYEILTLETPPLRRHLNTLAVIAGAAPLLGLLGTISGMITLFAAVTHFGTGDPKFLAGGISEALITAKTGLAIAIPVLFIHDLLRAAKDRLMADLENDTIAVLNAVYPEE, encoded by the coding sequence GTGAAAAAGACGTTTTTTGTAATTCTGTGGCTGACGGTGACGGCATCTTTTGCAGGCAAAGCCGAAAAGATCCAAGCGATAAAGGAAACGGAACGCAAAGAACTCCAGAACGCCCTCGACAAATCGCGCGATAGTCTGCAAGAGCTCGTTACAAAGCAATACGCGTTCGAGCAGCAGGCCGTGGAAATGAAAGAGGCAAACAAGGATGAATTCGACAAGCTGCACGAACAACAGGACCGCATGGAGACGGAACTCGCGCGCATCAAGGAAGAAAAACTCAATCGTGAACAGTCGCTTGCAGATGAAATAAAGAACCTCGAAGCGAAAAAGGAGGAGTGGACCTACCTGCAAAACCAAATAAAAGACATCTTTCAGAAAGACGCCGATGGTCTGCTTGAAGCCTTTCCGCTCGACAAGGAACTTCGACGTGCCGAACTCGAAAAGATCCGGGCGTCCTTGAGCGAACGCCATTCGCCCACGGCGGCGTTTGGAGCTTTTGTCAACTATAGGCTGGCATGGTTGGCCCTCGGGGATTCCATATCCCTCGCCAAGGCCGTGGTCTTGCCTGAAGATGGCAGCCCAAAGCAACTGACCATCTCGCGATTCGGTAACGTGTTCGGGTACGGCATCGACCCGGCCGCGGGAACGTGCTACTATTTGCGCCAAACGGGAAGACTTGGATCTGATCGATTTTCGGTTGAAAAAATTGCGGCTCCACAACTCGCTACTAAGTTGACCGAACAGTTTCCCAAGTGGCTTTCCACCGGCCGGATTACCGGAGACGTGCTGATGGAAGTGATGCAAAATGACCAGGCCCGCATGCTCATTGCGGGAAAAAGACAATCCACTGGTCTTGCGTTGTACGAATCGTTCGCCAAGGGCGGTTGGGTCATGATTCCCATGCTCATGTTACCCTTCTGGGTGCTGTACCTGATGGTCGTTAAAATCGCGCAATATGCAGGGCGGGGCAGCCTACTTAAGAAGCAATACGTCACAGCAATGAAGTTCCTTGAAAAGAAAGAGTTTAACAGCGCACTGGCATGGGCAAAGACTTGTAAGAGAGGGGTGATGGCCCGCATAGTTGCCGCAAGCCTTGAACGGCAAAGCCAGGGTAGGCAAACGGGTGAACGAGCGGCCTACGAAATTCTAACCCTTGAAACTCCGCCCTTACGCCGTCACCTCAATACATTAGCGGTGATCGCGGGGGCGGCTCCGCTGCTTGGATTACTTGGAACCATTAGCGGCATGATAACTCTGTTCGCGGCGGTCACGCACTTTGGAACCGGAGACCCCAAATTTCTCGCGGGCGGAATATCCGAGGCGCTTATCACTGCGAAAACAGGGTTGGCTATTGCCATTCCCGTTCTGTTTATTCACGATCTTCTTCGTGCAGCAAAGGATCGTCTTATGGCAGACCTGGAGAACGATACGATTGCCGTACTCAACGCAGTGTATCCCGAGGAATAG
- a CDS encoding helix-turn-helix domain-containing protein has protein sequence MKNTRRNTRKRGDALVESIYDAAVKLMKKVGYADLTFRQIAKAAKTGRSVLYRRWANMFDLLMEIVDDRSSKALGGQLIDRMENTGTLRGDLLNLLTLYQSTYAEIGPEILSAVLFEIGQGNNKIPEAEIDAAAKNILVMRKLLKNAKSRGEKIKKVSDAALTLPFTLIRMENLMRKNADSKRIALFVDEILLPVFTKACF, from the coding sequence ATGAAGAACACACGCAGGAATACACGGAAGCGGGGAGATGCGCTGGTCGAAAGTATTTATGACGCGGCCGTAAAGCTTATGAAAAAAGTCGGGTATGCCGATCTCACGTTTCGGCAGATCGCGAAGGCGGCAAAAACCGGCCGCAGCGTGTTGTACCGCCGTTGGGCAAATATGTTTGACCTGCTCATGGAAATAGTCGATGACCGATCGTCCAAAGCGCTGGGCGGCCAATTGATCGACAGAATGGAAAATACCGGAACTTTACGGGGAGACCTGCTCAATTTGCTTACCCTCTACCAGAGCACCTACGCGGAAATCGGGCCGGAAATTTTAAGCGCGGTTTTATTTGAAATAGGGCAAGGCAATAATAAAATACCCGAAGCCGAGATAGACGCTGCCGCAAAAAATATCCTGGTCATGCGAAAATTACTGAAAAATGCGAAGTCAAGAGGCGAAAAGATAAAAAAGGTCAGCGACGCGGCACTGACCCTGCCGTTTACCCTTATTCGCATGGAAAACCTTATGCGTAAAAATGCCGATTCGAAACGGATCGCATTATTTGTCGATGAAATACTGCTTCCGGTTTTTACCAAAGCTTGTTTCTGA
- a CDS encoding tetratricopeptide repeat protein, with product MKSKAFFILMFIAVAIPAAAMTSLSQADSAYNAGNFRQAIKLFHTAAGEGETPALCYYNMANAYFQLDSLAEAVVYYRACIQNAPDFFKANFNLSVCYYQLNDLGRCLASIKRTLELDPTHQKALLIQAAALRRVGAIAKAVAAFENIIRLYPQVEEAYIALGEMYRDIGDADEATKWLESFPLNGKNTLYVDLLLADLYEKAGDVSRSISYLTMAFNLDTTKQWTLYRIAQLHQQSGNQLVALETCRDGMRRFPNFADMAVLAGSIAFDRQRIDEAEQFFAQGAKNGSPSAVVGLTNVRAWRKAHFVEQ from the coding sequence ATGAAAAGCAAAGCATTCTTCATTCTTATGTTCATTGCCGTGGCAATTCCTGCCGCCGCCATGACCTCGCTTTCCCAGGCTGATTCTGCCTACAACGCCGGGAATTTTCGCCAGGCGATCAAATTGTTCCACACGGCAGCCGGAGAAGGCGAGACTCCGGCACTGTGCTACTACAATATGGCCAATGCGTACTTCCAGCTCGACAGCCTTGCGGAAGCGGTCGTTTACTATCGCGCATGCATCCAGAATGCACCTGATTTCTTCAAGGCCAATTTCAACCTTTCCGTGTGCTATTACCAGCTTAACGACCTCGGCCGTTGCCTAGCATCGATAAAACGCACGCTTGAACTTGATCCGACGCATCAGAAGGCGCTTCTGATCCAGGCCGCTGCGCTGCGCCGCGTGGGCGCAATTGCCAAGGCCGTGGCAGCCTTTGAAAACATAATCAGGCTGTATCCTCAAGTCGAGGAGGCCTACATCGCTCTCGGAGAAATGTACCGCGACATCGGCGATGCGGACGAGGCAACCAAATGGCTCGAATCTTTTCCGCTGAACGGCAAGAACACCTTGTACGTTGATTTGTTGCTTGCCGACTTGTACGAAAAGGCGGGGGACGTTTCCCGATCCATTTCTTATCTTACCATGGCCTTTAATCTAGACACAACTAAACAATGGACCCTGTATCGTATTGCGCAGCTGCACCAGCAATCCGGCAACCAGCTCGTGGCGCTTGAGACCTGCCGTGACGGCATGAGGCGTTTCCCGAACTTCGCGGACATGGCCGTGCTCGCCGGCAGCATCGCTTTTGATCGCCAGCGCATTGACGAAGCGGAACAGTTCTTTGCTCAAGGCGCGAAAAACGGAAGCCCGTCCGCTGTTGTGGGTCTCACCAACGTTCGCGCTTGGCGTAAGGCACATTTTGTTGAGCAGTAG
- a CDS encoding NAD(P)-dependent alcohol dehydrogenase gives MKAFVYKKYGPPDVLQLKDIEKPAPKDNEVLVKVHAASVNAADWHLLTADIFAVRLMMGLTRPKRSVLGADVAGVVEAVGKNVTQFKPGDAVFGCIFMHGSGSFAEYAVCIEDSLVPKPGILSFEEAAAVPLASITALQAMQKAGTSLQGKEVLIQGAGGGVGTFALQLAKYFGAIVTAVCGPGNVEQSRSLGADHVVDYTKENAFTGGKRFDAILGINGFQPSSVYKRALKENGVYIMVGGNPRQIFQGVLMGPLLALGSRKKFLALSAKANKRDLDFIKERIVEGRIKPVIDKRFSFEKTADAMRYLGQGHAHGKIVVVMV, from the coding sequence ATGAAGGCCTTTGTCTATAAAAAATACGGCCCACCGGACGTGCTTCAGTTAAAGGATATAGAAAAGCCCGCGCCCAAAGACAACGAGGTATTGGTAAAAGTCCATGCCGCATCCGTCAATGCCGCGGACTGGCATCTTCTGACCGCCGATATATTTGCGGTCAGGCTGATGATGGGATTGACAAGACCCAAACGAAGTGTCCTCGGCGCTGACGTTGCCGGCGTGGTGGAGGCGGTCGGGAAAAACGTTACGCAATTCAAACCGGGCGACGCGGTCTTTGGCTGTATTTTCATGCATGGGTCGGGCAGTTTCGCCGAATACGCCGTTTGTATTGAAGACAGCTTGGTCCCGAAACCCGGCATCCTGTCTTTCGAAGAAGCGGCGGCGGTCCCCCTGGCGTCCATTACCGCTTTGCAGGCCATGCAAAAGGCCGGGACTTCCCTGCAGGGGAAGGAAGTGCTGATCCAGGGCGCGGGAGGCGGGGTGGGAACATTCGCGCTGCAGCTGGCAAAATATTTCGGGGCCATCGTGACCGCCGTATGCGGCCCCGGCAACGTTGAGCAATCCCGCTCGCTCGGCGCCGATCACGTGGTCGATTATACAAAGGAGAACGCCTTTACAGGAGGCAAACGTTTCGACGCGATACTCGGCATCAACGGTTTCCAGCCGTCTTCCGTTTACAAACGGGCTTTAAAGGAAAACGGCGTGTATATAATGGTGGGCGGAAACCCGCGCCAGATTTTCCAGGGGGTTTTGATGGGCCCGTTGCTCGCATTGGGCTCCCGGAAGAAATTTCTTGCCTTGTCGGCAAAAGCAAACAAGCGGGATCTGGATTTCATCAAAGAGCGCATCGTGGAAGGCAGGATCAAACCGGTTATAGACAAAAGGTTTTCATTCGAAAAGACCGCGGACGCCATGAGATATCTTGGGCAGGGCCATGCACACGGCAAAATCGTGGTAGTCATGGTTTGA
- a CDS encoding energy transducer TonB, giving the protein MHILSYWLLWIGRLALAVVVSFLLFTGVSLLHAAVGLGSKSDKQQALRISATDIVRKPPEEKKLVQQRIRQVQTPTNQGRSLENQMTMRFAPDLDVDNSGEGAGVALQKQELSAEVFEQGQVDQDASPDYTPPIPYPNRAAEQGIKGTVEVEFVVTHEGKITDVQVTKSSSSLFTEAVKRGVAQWRFKPAKNKGIPVNQRFRQVIHFNLDQ; this is encoded by the coding sequence ATGCATATCCTTTCCTATTGGTTGCTTTGGATCGGGCGTCTAGCGCTTGCCGTTGTGGTGAGCTTTCTCCTGTTCACCGGAGTTTCGCTTTTGCACGCAGCGGTGGGACTCGGTTCCAAGTCGGACAAGCAGCAGGCGCTCAGGATCTCGGCAACGGACATCGTGCGCAAGCCACCTGAGGAAAAAAAGCTGGTGCAGCAGCGCATCCGTCAAGTGCAAACGCCGACGAACCAGGGAAGGTCCCTAGAGAACCAGATGACCATGCGCTTCGCGCCGGACCTGGATGTAGACAATTCGGGGGAAGGGGCGGGTGTGGCGCTGCAAAAGCAGGAACTTTCAGCCGAAGTGTTTGAGCAGGGACAAGTCGACCAGGACGCGTCGCCGGATTACACGCCGCCGATCCCGTATCCTAATCGCGCGGCCGAGCAGGGGATCAAAGGTACAGTCGAAGTGGAATTTGTCGTCACCCACGAGGGAAAGATAACCGATGTCCAGGTCACGAAATCGTCATCGTCTTTGTTCACCGAAGCTGTCAAGCGAGGAGTGGCCCAATGGCGCTTCAAACCGGCGAAGAACAAGGGGATTCCGGTCAACCAGCGGTTCCGCCAAGTAATCCATTTCAATCTTGACCAGTGA
- a CDS encoding class I SAM-dependent methyltransferase, translating to MQTETVNLVKEQETMLFTLYAKALESRSKWAIFRDPWAELAVSKIKNDFKKFNVGQKESLFLALRARIFDLATEEFLRNHAEATVLNLGCGLDSRVHRVNPAGSVGWYDVDYPAVVDLRQRLYPARAGYHLVAAPLSELEWLDKVENDRPALIMAEGVTMYLTENIMRRLLNRVVDRFPSGRILFNAFGKLLVRLMSRSTVRGTGAAFHWGISTPRQVIRLEPRLCFDSLLKATDLPEFRRLSLSDRMKVRLLNLIPVVGKTQQPLLYRFPRPKESAKTENSVLGSSN from the coding sequence ATGCAAACAGAAACGGTCAATTTGGTCAAAGAGCAGGAGACAATGCTCTTTACCTTGTATGCAAAGGCGCTGGAGAGCCGTTCAAAGTGGGCGATATTCCGCGACCCTTGGGCCGAATTGGCGGTCTCGAAAATCAAAAACGACTTTAAAAAATTCAATGTCGGCCAAAAAGAATCTTTATTCCTTGCGCTTCGCGCCAGGATATTCGACCTTGCCACCGAGGAATTCCTCCGGAACCATGCTGAAGCGACGGTCCTTAATCTGGGGTGCGGATTGGACAGCCGGGTGCACCGGGTCAATCCGGCCGGGTCCGTCGGCTGGTATGATGTTGATTATCCCGCAGTGGTCGACCTGCGTCAACGGCTCTACCCCGCACGGGCCGGTTATCACCTCGTTGCCGCTCCCTTGTCGGAGCTGGAATGGCTTGACAAAGTGGAAAATGACAGGCCGGCACTGATCATGGCCGAGGGCGTGACCATGTACCTCACGGAGAACATCATGAGGCGACTGCTCAACCGGGTTGTCGACAGGTTCCCCAGCGGCCGGATACTCTTCAACGCGTTCGGCAAGCTGCTCGTCCGATTAATGTCCCGTTCCACCGTGAGAGGGACAGGGGCCGCGTTCCACTGGGGAATCAGCACTCCACGGCAGGTGATCCGGCTGGAACCCCGGTTATGCTTCGATTCTTTGCTTAAAGCAACCGATTTGCCCGAGTTTCGGCGCTTGTCTCTTTCCGACCGCATGAAAGTACGGCTGCTGAACCTCATACCCGTTGTCGGGAAGACACAGCAGCCATTGCTTTACAGGTTTCCGCGGCCCAAAGAATCCGCCAAAACAGAAAACTCCGTTTTGGGATCGTCAAATTGA
- a CDS encoding class I SAM-dependent methyltransferase — protein MDQNKKTVSPDYGVDGSPFRVPFICAGLWVITIVLVILPNPILKILSALFLVGSLLFTFVAVKFAYYVKAGKFHLRDRLLSMVDWKGSETVLDIGTGRGLLMIGAAKRLTGGKSIGIDIWSQVDMHENNPQDTLKNAQIEGVSDKVEVRNEDAQKMSFPGLYFDVVLSNLCIHNIPTKEGREKACREIARVLKPGGKVIISDILRLKEYAQVFRSEGMSTEILDSHFLETVTPWQGILKASK, from the coding sequence ATGGATCAAAACAAAAAAACTGTCTCACCGGACTATGGCGTTGATGGTTCACCTTTCAGGGTTCCTTTTATTTGTGCCGGGCTTTGGGTTATCACCATCGTTCTCGTCATTCTTCCCAACCCAATTCTTAAAATCCTGAGCGCCTTGTTCCTTGTTGGTTCTCTATTGTTCACCTTCGTCGCCGTTAAATTCGCTTATTACGTTAAGGCCGGCAAGTTTCACTTGCGAGACAGGCTTCTTTCCATGGTGGATTGGAAGGGAAGCGAAACAGTCCTTGACATCGGCACCGGAAGAGGCTTGCTGATGATCGGAGCGGCCAAGAGGTTAACCGGCGGTAAGAGCATTGGAATCGATATTTGGAGCCAAGTAGACATGCATGAAAACAATCCTCAAGACACCCTCAAAAACGCCCAAATAGAAGGGGTAAGCGACAAGGTTGAGGTAAGAAACGAAGACGCTCAAAAGATGTCCTTTCCCGGTTTATACTTTGACGTTGTTCTTTCCAACCTCTGCATCCACAACATCCCAACCAAGGAGGGCAGAGAAAAAGCTTGCCGGGAAATCGCAAGGGTGTTAAAGCCCGGTGGGAAAGTCATAATCTCGGACATCCTCCGGCTGAAGGAGTACGCCCAAGTCTTCCGTAGCGAGGGAATGTCGACGGAGATTCTTGATAGCCATTTTCTTGAAACCGTGACTCCCTGGCAGGGAATCCTGAAAGCCTCAAAATAG